CGGGGCGGAACTCGCGGCCGAATCGTTCAGGGGAGAGCTCGTCGTCGAAACGAAATCACAGAAGACGGACGTCGTGACGCAGGCCGATCGGGACGCCCAGACGCGCGTTACGGAGGCGCTTCGCGAGGCGTTCCCCGGCGAGCCGATCGTCGGCGAGGAGGACGAGACGCCGAACACGGTCCCGGACGACGGGCCGGGGTGGATCATCGACCCAATCGACGGGACGACGAACTTCGTCCGCGGGATCCAGGTGTGGACGACGAGCGTCGCGGCCACGGTCGACGGCGAACCGGTCGCCGGGGCGACCGTCTGTCCCTCGCTTGGCGACACGTTCGTGCTCGATTCGGGAACGGCGTTCCGCAACGGAGAACGGATCTCGGTCAGCGATCGAACCGATCCGGAGGCGTTCGTCGTCGTCCCGACGCTCTGGTGGGAGTTCGACCGGCGCGAGGAGTACGCGGCCACCTGCCGCGGGATCGTCGAGTGCTTCGGGGACATGCGGCGGTTCGGCTCCGCACAGACCGAACTCGCGCTGTGTGCAAGCGGTGCCGTCGACGCCGTCGTGACGAACGTTCGTGGGCATCCGTGGGATACGGTCACCGGGGTCGGTCTGATCGAGGCGGCGGGTGGTACCGTAACCGACGTGCACGGCGAGCCGTGGCGACACGACAGCCGAGGACTCGTCGCCTCGAACGGGGCGGCACACGACGTCGTCCTCGACGCCGTTTCCCAAGCCGAGACGGTCGCACGATAGTGTATCCCGGGCGCCGTCGACCGGAAACGTGAAACCGCGCTGGGCCGGGAACTTCCGTATGGAGTTACCCGATGGAATCGATCCGGCTCGCGCGTGGCTCGCGGCGTTTCTCGGCGGACTCGTCGTCGTCGCTACCGCCGCGGTCGCCTTCCCCCGTCGCGTCTACGACGGATTCCTGTGGCGGTATTTTTGGGGCCCCGTCGACGCCGACGCACACGGCGCGACGTGCGCCGTCAGAGCCGGCGGCGCGACAGAACGGCTCTACTCGCAGACGGCCTGTTCGGCCGCTGACGGGGTCTCCGCCGTCCCCGGTTACACGACCGTCTCGACCGCCAGCTACGCCATCGTTCTGGTGTTCATGCTCGTCGGTGTGTTGCTGTTGCTCCGGCGGTTGAACGTCCGACTGACGCCGCAGTTCTACGTCGCGCTACTGCCGTACATGCTCCTTGGCGGTGCGCTTCGGGTCGTCGAGGACACGAACGTCGCCTTCCTCCGCGCCGACGCTGGGATGTTGCTCCCGTACCCGCCGGTCGCGCTGATCATCAGCCCGTTCATCTACTTCGTGATGTTCGCGTTCACGCTCGCCGCGCTCGTGTTCGTGTTCCTCCTGTCGCGGCGCGGCGTCCTCGACGAGTACGAACCGTCTCTCGCGGCCATCGGCGCCGTCTCCCTTTCGGCGACGATCGGCTGGCTTCTGTACATCTCGGCGACGTCAGACATCGTCGACTTCGTCCCGGCCGTCACGATCATCACGCTCGGCGGCGCGACGCTCATC
This genomic window from Natronomonas salsuginis contains:
- a CDS encoding inositol monophosphatase family protein; this encodes MDTGTRADTALRAAEAGAELAAESFRGELVVETKSQKTDVVTQADRDAQTRVTEALREAFPGEPIVGEEDETPNTVPDDGPGWIIDPIDGTTNFVRGIQVWTTSVAATVDGEPVAGATVCPSLGDTFVLDSGTAFRNGERISVSDRTDPEAFVVVPTLWWEFDRREEYAATCRGIVECFGDMRRFGSAQTELALCASGAVDAVVTNVRGHPWDTVTGVGLIEAAGGTVTDVHGEPWRHDSRGLVASNGAAHDVVLDAVSQAETVAR
- a CDS encoding DUF63 family protein, which encodes MELPDGIDPARAWLAAFLGGLVVVATAAVAFPRRVYDGFLWRYFWGPVDADAHGATCAVRAGGATERLYSQTACSAADGVSAVPGYTTVSTASYAIVLVFMLVGVLLLLRRLNVRLTPQFYVALLPYMLLGGALRVVEDTNVAFLRADAGMLLPYPPVALIISPFIYFVMFAFTLAALVFVFLLSRRGVLDEYEPSLAAIGAVSLSATIGWLLYISATSDIVDFVPAVTIITLGGATLIAAVFWWASERYAPVINEGTGYIGALIVWGHSVDGIANVLSLDWTDALGVSVTYSSKHVVNEATVRITEGLQPAWLSEAIGTAWPFLLIKVAAAIFVVWVFNDEIFDDSPRYAYLLLIAILAVGLGPGTRDMIRATLAI